One Oncorhynchus kisutch isolate 150728-3 linkage group LG13, Okis_V2, whole genome shotgun sequence DNA window includes the following coding sequences:
- the LOC116376735 gene encoding mucin-16-like — MAFGINLGIVFLCSLFAEHSSFTWAPRDAQRVRGYGFSGSSRMEVEQRQTGGSYPQDQFRPASHTSGSVQSEATYRGTGYNTLGGFAPSSLQPAPRGSGSIPSSFTSAQTKGKRTRAKNTDISLSGSIASGSSVAHNKHQTKASRTYGQSVTDPSALRPVSSWEVKRIQANTLRTVQPHSGSSGLVQNPDVVFNVQSRTASNLKPSTPNYGSTQSEFKFSTSRQPNQGLVQTRSRGAPSLYGQTATHTTSLTHYVQDLKQGSSFPSLAFKGPMEISARSISTPDREVPSSGSSQTSFRPGPLSFGSTEGGSATKSYKPSFSQDVMQYQSNSASRSVSTSNQYAQTSGQRIDGASTSSRGMPTSSLASRSSLFHPSSTASGNSYGAYKPGSDLGATPSQSLFTSNQGGRGSTYSQNLLAKPAQGKYGQMSAQWGSYRPSYLFNAVKSNTSSARRPTQSLLSSSYGPTQSRTSSASSINLRRFGLTIMHSIPELYGGSTIHRLKDPTR, encoded by the exons ATGGCTTTTGGAATTAATTTGGG GATTGTGTTCCTTTGCTCATTGTTTGCAGAACACTCAAGTTTTACATGGGCTCCACGTG ATGCCCAGAGAGTAAGAGGCTATGGGTTTTCTGGCTCTTCCAGAATGGAAGTTGAGCAGAGGCAAACAGGTGGCAGCTATCCCCAGGATCAATTCAGACCAGCCTCTCACACTTCTGGTTCGGTCCAGAGTGAAGCTACTTACCGCGGGACTGGATACAACACACTCGGAGGCTTTGCTCCAAGCTCCCTCCAGCCAGCCCCAAGGGGCTCTGGATCTATCCCCAGCAGCTTTACCTCCGCCCAGACAAAGGGTAAGAGGACCCGTGCCAAGAATACTGACATTAGCCTCTCTGGTTCTATAGCCAGTGGATCCTCTGTCGCCCACAACAAGCATCAAACCAAGGCCAGCAGAACCTATGGTCAAAGTGTCACTGACCCCAGTGCATTAAGGCCAGTTTCAAGTTGGGAGGTAAAGAGAATCCAGGCCAACACTCTTCGTACTGTACAGCCTCACTCCGGCAGCTCTGGACTAGTCCAGAATCCTGATGTTGTGTTTAATGTCCAGAGTAGAACTGCCTCTAACCTGAAACCATCTACTCCTAACTATGGCTCTACCCAGAGTGAATTCAAGTTCTCCACCTCCAGACAACCCAACCAAGGCCTTGTCCAGACTCGGAGTAGAGGAGCCCCAAGCCTCTATGGTCAAACTGCCACCCACACCACCTCCCTCACCCACTATgtccaggacctgaagcaagggaGCAGCTTCCCTTCCTTGGCTTTCAAGGGACCAATGGAGATCTCTGCCCGGTCAATTTCCACTCCTGACCGTGAAGTTCCCTCAAGTGGCTCTTCACAAACTTCATTTAGACCAGGTCCTCTGAGTTTTGGTTCTACTGAAGGTGGGAGTGCAACAAAAAGCTACAAGCCTAGCTTCTCCCAAGATGTCATGCAATACCAGAGCAACTCTGCCAGTAGAAGTGTTTCAACTTCCAATCAATATGCCCAAACCTCTGGCCAGAGAATAGATGGAGCCTCTACCTCAAGTCGCGGCATGCCTACTTCTAGCCTGGCCTCTCGCTCCAGTCTTTTTCACCCCAGCTCTACAGCTAGTGGAAACTCCTACGGCGCCTACAAGCCTGGCTCTGACCTTGGTGCAACACCAAGCCAAAGCCTGTTTACCTCTAACCAAGGTGGAAGGGGTTCAACATACAGCCAGAATCTCCTTGCAAAACCTGCCCAAGGGAAGTACGGACAAATGTCTGCTCAGTGGGGGAGCTACAGGCCCAGCTATTTGTTCAATGCAGTGAAGTCCAACACTAGCTCTGCCAGACGTCCCACCCAGAGCCTCTTGTCTAGCAGCTATGGCCCTACCCAGAGCAGGACCAGCAGTGCCAGCTCGATCAACCTTCGCCGCTTTGGCCTGACCATCATGCACAGCATCCCAGAATTGTACGGCGGATCTACAATCCACCGGCTCAAAGACCCTACTCGGTAG